The Sphingosinicellaceae bacterium genome includes the window CGCGGATCTACGACGAGGCGCTTGGCCCGCACGGCCTGACGATCGGCCAGTTCGGGATCCTCGGCGAATTGCGACGGCGGCGCGGCATTGGTATCGCGACCCTGGCCGAGCGACTTGCAGTCGATGCCTCGACGCTGTCCCGGCTGTTTCGCCCCCTTGCGGCGAGTGGTCTGCTGACGGTTTTACCGGATCCCGACGACCGGCGGGCTAAGCAGTTGTGGCTCACCGACGACGGTGCCGAGCGCGTTCACGCCGCGCTGCCCGGCTGGCGGGAGGCGCAGGCCAGAGTCACCGCGCATCTCGGCGCGGCACGTCTCGCTGCGCTGCGCTTCACTCTCGACGACGCCTACCAGCACCTTATCTGACGAGGACGACGATGCACCAACTTCACACTGTTTTAATTGCAATTGCAGCAACCCTGTCGAGCGGCGCACTTGCTGCAGGCGCGCCGAGTACTGCGACGCTGGCGGCTCCGGCCCTGCAAGCGCAGGTCACCAGCGAGACGGGCGTCTGGCATTGCAAGGACAATACCTGCACCGGCGTTGCCGACACCCACCTTGCTGCTGCCGTTGCGACCTGCACGATGCTGGCGGGCGTCAACGGCCCAGTGGCGAGCTTTACGGCGGGCGGCACCGCCTTTGGCGAAGCCGAGTTGAAGCGCTGCAACCGGCACGTAAAGTGAGCGTGGCCGACGCCTTCGCGCCCGACGTGATGCGGTCGCTGACCGGGCTCGAGATGATGCGGGCGATGTTCGCAGGTGATCACCCGCGGCCGCCCTTCGGAGAGCTGCTCGGCTTCCACGGCGGCGACTTAGGGCCCGGCTGGGTGGTGTTCGAGGGCCGGCCCGGCCCGCAACACTATAATCCGATCGGCACCGTCCACGGCGGCTATGCGGCGACGTTGCTCGACAGCTGCATGGGGTGCGCGGTCCATACCTCGCTCAAGGCCGGCATCGGCTACACGACCATCGACCTCAATATCACCTATCTGCGCGCCATGACCGAGCACACCGGCATGGTTTTTGCCCGCGGCGAGGTCATCACCTCGGGCCGCCGCATCGCCACCGCCAAGGGCACGCTGACCGACGGCTCGGGCAAGCTGATCGCCACCGGCACGACGACATGCCTGGTTTTCCCGCTCGCCGATCCGGCCTAGGCTGGGCCATGGCAAGCCACGGCTCAGCGATCGTCATCGGTGCGGGTGACGCGACCGGCGGGGCGATCGTCGCAGCTTTCGCCGCCACGGGCCTGGTCGCGGTGCCGGTCCGGC containing:
- a CDS encoding MarR family winged helix-turn-helix transcriptional regulator, which encodes MIAVAQSDIANPSAPSDCAAFKIRRLARRVTRIYDEALGPHGLTIGQFGILGELRRRRGIGIATLAERLAVDASTLSRLFRPLAASGLLTVLPDPDDRRAKQLWLTDDGAERVHAALPGWREAQARVTAHLGAARLAALRFTLDDAYQHLI
- a CDS encoding PaaI family thioesterase → MADAFAPDVMRSLTGLEMMRAMFAGDHPRPPFGELLGFHGGDLGPGWVVFEGRPGPQHYNPIGTVHGGYAATLLDSCMGCAVHTSLKAGIGYTTIDLNITYLRAMTEHTGMVFARGEVITSGRRIATAKGTLTDGSGKLIATGTTTCLVFPLADPA